From Pseudomonas alcaligenes, a single genomic window includes:
- a CDS encoding DUF1161 domain-containing protein, which yields MRKAIALLLLGLLSGAAVAAPKPCEELKREIEIKVQASGVTSYTLEIVAVKEVKDASMVVGSCAGGSKKIIYQKND from the coding sequence ATGAGAAAGGCGATAGCCCTGCTGCTGTTGGGCCTGCTGAGCGGTGCGGCAGTGGCCGCGCCCAAGCCCTGCGAAGAGCTCAAGCGCGAGATCGAGATCAAGGTGCAGGCCTCCGGGGTCACCAGCTACACCCTGGAGATAGTCGCGGTCAAAGAGGTCAAGGACGCCAGCATGGTGGTCGGCAGCTGCGCCGGCGGCAGCAAGAAGATCATCTACCAGAAAAACGACTGA
- a CDS encoding aminopeptidase: MSPSLVVALLDRIRRPAVPLLLGLLLSGCATLDYYAQLGRGQLALLAAREPVAEVLADPARDPELRRRLALAQQARDFASAALGLPDNRSYRLYTQLDRPYVVWNLFATAELSLAPQTHCFPVAGCVAYRGYYQQGRARGAAALLRVEGMDTYVAGVEAYSTLGWFDDPILSSMLRWDDQRLAATLFHELAHQRLYVADDSAFNESFASFVEQQGLRQWQAHRGLPLADGGHQRRQFTALVLASRARLEALYASPLDDATKRAGKAAEFARLRAEYRQLRDQQWGGDRRYDAWINAPLNNAKLLPFGLYDQWVAAFAHLFAQAGGDWPAFYRSAAALGALPLAQRQQALEALAAAEN, translated from the coding sequence ATGTCGCCTTCCCTTGTCGTTGCCTTACTCGACCGCATCCGCCGCCCGGCAGTTCCGCTGCTGCTCGGCCTGCTGCTGAGCGGTTGTGCGACGCTGGACTACTACGCCCAGCTCGGCCGCGGCCAGCTGGCCCTGTTGGCCGCCCGTGAGCCGGTCGCCGAGGTGCTCGCCGACCCCGCGCGTGACCCCGAGCTGCGCCGGCGCCTGGCCCTGGCCCAGCAGGCGCGCGACTTCGCCAGCGCGGCGCTGGGCCTGCCGGACAACCGCAGCTATCGCCTGTACACCCAGCTCGACCGCCCTTATGTGGTGTGGAACCTGTTTGCCACCGCGGAACTGTCGCTGGCGCCGCAGACCCACTGTTTCCCCGTCGCCGGCTGCGTCGCCTACCGCGGCTACTACCAGCAGGGCCGTGCCCGTGGTGCCGCCGCCCTGTTGCGGGTCGAGGGCATGGACACCTACGTGGCCGGCGTCGAGGCCTATTCCACCCTGGGCTGGTTCGACGATCCGATCCTCAGCAGCATGCTGCGCTGGGACGACCAGCGCCTGGCCGCGACCCTGTTCCATGAGCTGGCCCACCAGCGGCTGTACGTGGCCGACGACAGCGCTTTCAACGAATCCTTCGCCAGCTTCGTCGAGCAGCAGGGGCTGCGCCAGTGGCAGGCGCACCGCGGCCTGCCGCTGGCCGACGGTGGCCATCAGCGCCGGCAGTTCACCGCCCTGGTGCTGGCCAGCCGGGCGCGCCTGGAGGCGCTCTACGCCAGCCCGCTCGACGATGCGACCAAGCGTGCCGGCAAGGCTGCCGAGTTTGCCCGCCTGCGCGCCGAGTACCGCCAGCTGCGCGATCAGCAGTGGGGCGGCGATCGCCGCTACGATGCCTGGATCAACGCCCCGCTGAACAATGCCAAGCTGCTGCCCTTCGGCCTCTATGACCAGTGGGTAGCCGCCTTCGCTCACCTTTTCGCGCAGGCCGGCGGCGACTGGCCGGCGTTCTACCGCAGCGCTGCGGCGCTGGGCGCGCTGCCGCTGGCGCAGCGCCAGCAGGCTCTTGAGGCCCTGGCCGCGGCCGAGAACTAG